In Candidatus Hydrogenedens sp., the DNA window AAAATGGGCTCTTGTATTGTTCGGATTTTTTGCAATGTGTTTTTGTAGCGAATCTATCGCACCTAACAAGTTTGTTCGACTTAAATTTATGGCACTTGAGACGGGGTCATAGGTAATAAAAATGATACCTGCCCCTATAACAATAATTAATAAAACAAAAACAAGTCCCACAATTAAATATTTTTTCAACTGTTCCGACACTATCCTTCTCTTAATCTTTGGTGTCTCCTGAACAATTTTTGTACCAGTAAGCAAGTTTGTTCCACAATAGATACAAATAATATCTGTTTTATTCACAGGGGATTTGCAATTGGGACAATATAACTGCTGAGATTGAGACTCTGTTTGTAATGGTGCGGATATGGTTGTTGCTTGTAATGGAGCACCACAATGAGGACACTGTTCTATATCATCTTTAACAGGTTTATTGCAATACGGACAATGTTTCATGTCTTATCCTTTTATTTATTCAATGTTCTTGTTTATCTTCTTCATTAATCATAGCAACATAATCTAACTCTATTTTATTTTTACAATGACTACAAAACGTTCTTCCGACAGGATTTCTATGTCCACATATTTTACATTTTGGGAAAAATAAAGAAGGCACTGTAATAAGGGTCACAGTCAACGTTATTCCTACCATAATAAATAAATATACTAAACGCATAATAAATGTAAGTCCTTACATTTTTCCTTCTAAAATAGTTTACATAATTATTATATCTATATATCAATAAAAAATAACATAAAATTATGGAATTATTTCCTCAACAGAATTGACAACCCTCGTAGGACGGTATGGATATTTTTCTATATCTTCCAATTTGGTAACACCAGTTAAAACAAGAATTGTTTCAACACCAGTTTGTACACCTGCAACAATATCGGTGTCCATTCGGTCTCCAATAATAACAGTATTTTCAGAATGAACCCCAAGGTAATTCATTGCACTTCTCATCATAAATGGATTAGGTTTACCGATATAAAAAGGACTTCTCCCTGTTGCTTTTTCGATAAGTGCCGCCATCGCTCCACATGCAGGGACTATGCCTGTTTCTGTCGGTCCTAATGGGTCAGGATTGGTAGCAATAAATTTTGCCCCTTTACGTATTAACCTGACCGCAAGTGTTATTTGGTCAAAATTATAGTTTGATGTCTCACCTAAAATAACATAGTCAGGATTATACTCAGTGATAATATATCCTGCCTGATGCACAGCGGTAGTCAAACCACTTTCTCCGAGAACGAATGCCGTTCCGTTAGGTTTTTGCATCCTTAAAAACATACCTACAGCCACTGCCGATGTATATATATTTTCAGCCGATATTTCAAGATTGAGAATGTTCAAACGATGGGATAAATCCATCGGAGTAAATTTAGGATTATTAGTAAGGACTAAAAATTTACTTCCTGCTTCATTTAACCGTTGTATGAAGTTGTTAGCACCAGGAATTACAGAATTCCCTTTAACCAAAACACCATCCATATCAATCAAGTAATTTTTTACAATTTTAGTAGAAGAATCACTCATTTAATTACTCCAAAAAAATATTCTGTATATAAATTATTTGTTATAATCAGTAATTGTTAGTGCATATATTAACAAACTTATATATAGTTACTAAAAATATCATAGGAGTTTGTCTATATGAATTATAAAAGAAATATAACAATTGTATTCATGTTATTAGCGGTCATTATTTCGTTGTCTATACTTTCTTGTCGAACACTTGCTGGACAACCCGAAATTAAAAAAGTTGAAGTTATACCCAATGAAATTTATCCAGGTGACACCGCAGTTATACAGGTAGTTGTCAAAGATAAACACCATATCGTCCAGAAAGTCGAAGGGATTGTTAAAGAAGACCCAAGAATAAAACTACGATTGAGAGATGATGGTATAGAACCCGACAAAAAAGCTAACGATGGAATATGGATATTAAAAGTAGATGTTCCGAACGAAGTAATGCCTGGCGAGTTTATGCTTGAAATAACTGCGTATCGTAAAGATGGACTTCCTATAAAAGTCCGACATAAAGAAGAAAAGATTGTAACCTTAAAGAAGGAAATACCGATTGTTATAAAGAGTAAGAATTAATAATGTCCCTAATCCTTCAATCATTTTTATCCATCCTTTTAATTTTAGTTTTAAATGAGTCTGGTATCCCTAAAAAAAATATACTATTTCTGACGATAGATACACTTCGTGCTGACCATTTAGGTTGTTATGGTTACAATCTACCTACTTCTAATAACATTGATGCCCTTGCAAAGAAAGGATTGATATTTGATAATTGTATTGCTGAAGTCCCTCTGACATGTCCATCTTTCTCGTCAATGTTGACCTCACAATATCCCCGTTATCTTGGTGTAACCCGAAACGGATTAGGTATATCAGATGATAATAAGACTGTTCAGGAAATCTTAAAAGAACATGGATATTTTACATTCTGCGTTCAAAGTAACTGGACACTAAAATCCAGACTAAGTAACTTAAATCAAGGTTTTGATATATATGATGATGATTTTCATAATAAAAGATGGGGAATTTTTTCCTCTGAACGAATCGCAGATGAAGTGACCAGAAGGGCAATACAAATATTAAATAATTGCCCCCAAGATAAACCATTTTTTGCCTGGGTACATTATAGTGACCCTCATGCTCCATACCATTTCAGAAAAGAATATAATCCAGGTAGTAAATTACAGAATGATGAGACGAAAATTGGAAAAGTTATTAAATCTTATGATTCTGAAATAAGATTTACAGATGAACATATCGGTAAATTATTAATGCATCTTCCAAAAAATACCTCCATAATATTTGTCGCTGACCACGGCGAAAGTTTATATGAACACAACTATTTAGGACATGGTAGAAAACTTTATCAAAATGAAATTAGAATCCCTTTTTTCATCGTCGATGACGAAGTCATACCTGGTAGAACATCAATTCCCGTAAGAGGTATTGATGTTGGACCCACAATATTAGGAATAGCAAAAATAGAAAAACCCAAATATATGTTAGGAAAAGATATATTGAACGAAGAAATTCCAGTAAATAGAGTTCGAGTAATAGAGACCTATGGAGGTGCTGTCCCTAAAATTCCCATCCTTCGGTTTTTTATGAAAAACTCAAAACCTATTATGCAATCTGTTATCGATAATAACTGGAAACTTATTGTCAGTGGTATACAAAAAGAACTTTACAATTTGAAAGATGACCCTAAAGAATTAAATAACCTTGTATTAAAAGAACCTGAAATAGTTATAAACGTGCAAAAAGTAATAAAAGAATGGTCAAGAAAAATACCAAAAACAAACCCTAAAACTTCAAATAAAATGTCTGATGAAGATATGGAGGTTCTCCGTTCTATGGGTTATTTAGAATAGCATTGTAGGTTGAAATTAATTTCCTCTCCAGCCTGTATCAGGTGTGCAACACTCAGACCAATTACTGTATTCTCCATTTCTTACTTCACGAACACACACCCAATAATAATACACAATGGGGAGTACTTTCTTTCCTGAACACGAAAAGGTAGACTCTACTTTTGCAGGTTCTGCTGTATAATCAAAAAAATAGGGGAAATGCGTTACCCCAATGATTTCCGCAGTAAAACAATTATTTACAAGGCTTCTTAAAACTACAAACTCGTATTCCTTATACAACATCTCATAAGTCCAACTTATGAACACATAATCAGAATAAAAACCATCAGTAGCAACTAATCTGTTTGGAGGTGAAGGTGTCTCGAGTTTCGCCTCTCCTTCCTTTTCCCCTTCAAAAACACTACCCCCTTCCGTTTCTTCTCCCTCTTCTCCTTCACCCTCTAATATTCCTTCGAGTATACCTTCAGTTGTCCCTTCTTGCGGTGCTTCACCATCACCTGCACCTTCAATTATACCCTCAGAAATGCCTTCATTCCCCCCTTCAATAGGTAGTTCCCCCTCAGTCATGCCTTCCTCGACCCCTTCCGAACTACCCTCCAATAAACCCTCAGTCATGCCTTCCTCGACCCCTTCCGAACTACCCTCCAATAAACCCTCAGNNNNNNNNNNNNNNNNNNNNNNNNNNNNNNNNNNNNNNNNNNNNNNNNNNNNNNNNNNNNNNNNNNNNNNNNNNNNNNNNNNNNNNNNNNNNNNNNNNNNTCATGCCTTCCTCACCCCCTTCCGAACTACCCTCCAATGAACCCTCAGTCATGCCCTCTGTTGGGGTGGGTTCTAAATCGATAAAGTCAGGAATTCCATTGTTGTTTTTGTCGGATGTACCTTCTATTTGGTCGGGTATTCCATCATTATCACTGTCGAGGTCAAGTAGATTTGGAATACCATCATTATCATAATCACCGACACCTTCAATAATGTCTAAGATTGTGTCATAGTCAGTATCTTTTGATGTAATTACGGGGATAAATTGGACTGTTTTTTCTATTTTGTTGTGTGAAACAAAGGACAAGAGTCCATAAGTTCTATAATATAGGTAATTATCTTCGTTGAAATTGAATTCCAATTCGGTATTATTTTTAGCAAATGAAAAAACGTTTTGAATTGCTGGGGAATGGATAGAGAATGATTTTTCCTTTAAGTTATATAAGTATCTATATTTAGGTTGGCCAGGTACCTGTTTTGGCATTTGGTCAACAACAACGGGTATATCTTTGTTAATCTTTGACTCGCAGAAAAATCCAAAACTGCTATAAGTATTTGTTAATTTTAGGTCTTTTGCATTTACTATCATGACCATTGTATTTGTTCTAAATAAGTTTGTGTCGTATTCAGAACTATTGAACTCATTTATAGGGTATTGAACAGTAGTGGTTTGGTCTTTGAGGTCAGATAGAATGGATACAAATACATCTGAGGATGGGGGAGGAACATTCCCTGAATAGTTAGTCCCATTATATAATGAGTAATCTGAATGTCCATCATGGTTCGTATCTATATAGATGGTAAAAGTAACTTGACTTGGTGAATTCCAGGGGCTATAAGTAGAAATTAGAAAGTAAATTTTAGCATTTTCAATGTCCTCAGGATTATCAAGGTAGGAGAGATTATCGGTAATACCGACATAGTGAATATTTCCACATCTAAAGTATTCTGGCAGGTTATTCTTCTTTTCGCCGATACCTTTTAGTTCGTAAAGGGATATGAAGGATATATAATCAAATGGGAAATTGTCACCTGTATGCAAATCTTTACCCACAACATTTAACGTGGACGTAGTTTGAGTACTTAAATCTAATGATGAAGGAACCAAATTAAGATCAGAAACAGGTCGGGGTTGGGCATAAACAGGAAGCTGTAGAGTCTTAAAACTATCTTTTTCATATAACATGAGTTTGCCACTAAATTCACTTATCCAGGCCCTATTCGGTTCATAATAACGTGAGTCAATAGAACCTTCTCTTGTATGTTTCAATGCTGTTGCGTCAATATCAAGTTTTATTTGTAAATCTATGTAATCTTCTGGATTTATCTGAAAGGTTGTTTGATTGGGCAAGACAAGATTTACCCCATCTATAGTTGAATAGGGAACAAAGTACATATCAAATGATTTTATTTGATTAGATTTATTTTCAATACGAACCCATTTCTCTTCATTTGTAGATTCAGATACTTCAAAAGTTTCGAACGTTAAGGAAACTGCCTCTGGATTATCCCTGCTATAGAACAGCACATCCGTCATCATATTGTAAAAGATATTATTAACCCCGACACCTCCAACTTGAGGTGGGGCAGAAATGATCTCATTATTCAGTAAAAGGAAGACATCAAAGACTGCATTATTCATAAGAATCGTCTTTATTTCTTGCGGGGTAAGAGATGGATTAAGTTCTTTTAGTATTGATGCAACTCCTGAAACATGAGGAGCAGACATTGATGTTCCTGAACTTGTTTGACTTAAAGGGTTTGAACCCAAATTGGCTGACTTTATTCTTACACCTGGTGAAGAAATGTCAGGTTTTAATATGACTTTTCCAGATGAAGACATGGCAGGTCCTCGAGATGAAAAATAGGCTAAACGTCCTGGAATACCATTTGTTATATTAGGGTCGTTATCCTCACAGGCGGAAACCGCAACCACATGTTCTGCGGAGGCAGGTGTCCCTAATGCGTAGTAACTATCTCCACGATTTCCTGCAGATACTATAATTAAAACACCTGCTTTTGTAGCATTATTACAGGCGATGCTTTCAGGGGTATCAGAAAAACCATAATCTTCACCTAATGATAGGTTTAATATATCTAAATGGTCTGAAAAATCTCCATCCTGGTTCGGGTCTACAGCCCATTCAATTGCAGGAATAAGAATGTCACTTTTTGAACTTTTGGAAAAAATCTTTAAGGCAAATAATTCTGTTTTTGGTGCAATCCCAGGATAAACTGAGAAAGGATTACCCATTGTTTGTTGTGTGTAATCATCAGTATAGGTTATACCATTATCTAAAACACCATAGCCACCTATAATCCCTGCGACATGTGTCCCATGTCCATTTTGGTCGAATGGGTCA includes these proteins:
- a CDS encoding sulfatase, which encodes MSLILQSFLSILLILVLNESGIPKKNILFLTIDTLRADHLGCYGYNLPTSNNIDALAKKGLIFDNCIAEVPLTCPSFSSMLTSQYPRYLGVTRNGLGISDDNKTVQEILKEHGYFTFCVQSNWTLKSRLSNLNQGFDIYDDDFHNKRWGIFSSERIADEVTRRAIQILNNCPQDKPFFAWVHYSDPHAPYHFRKEYNPGSKLQNDETKIGKVIKSYDSEIRFTDEHIGKLLMHLPKNTSIIFVADHGESLYEHNYLGHGRKLYQNEIRIPFFIVDDEVIPGRTSIPVRGIDVGPTILGIAKIEKPKYMLGKDILNEEIPVNRVRVIETYGGAVPKIPILRFFMKNSKPIMQSVIDNNWKLIVSGIQKELYNLKDDPKELNNLVLKEPEIVINVQKVIKEWSRKIPKTNPKTSNKMSDEDMEVLRSMGYLE
- a CDS encoding HAD-IIA family hydrolase, which produces MSDSSTKIVKNYLIDMDGVLVKGNSVIPGANNFIQRLNEAGSKFLVLTNNPKFTPMDLSHRLNILNLEISAENIYTSAVAVGMFLRMQKPNGTAFVLGESGLTTAVHQAGYIITEYNPDYVILGETSNYNFDQITLAVRLIRKGAKFIATNPDPLGPTETGIVPACGAMAALIEKATGRSPFYIGKPNPFMMRSAMNYLGVHSENTVIIGDRMDTDIVAGVQTGVETILVLTGVTKLEDIEKYPYRPTRVVNSVEEIIP
- a CDS encoding S8 family serine peptidase, with the translated sequence MQSIKKKIVLMFLVFFIFVPVAIFADDLPVLIELNTPCGVDYYLQIKKLKITDSEKKLNLKKHIDKINKEQTLFLNKLSQQKSSINNPLFKVRRVINGIAIFLSPTEMKQIKEMPEVKSIHVLSRVSLNLQYSLQFLGVPPIWDTYQLTGKNIRVGVIDTGIDYIHKDFGGSGLQEDYNNNDPTIIGDVPFPTDKIVGGYDFVGEDYDPEVYGKNIPIPDPDPFDQNGHGTHVAGIIGGYGVLDNGITYTDDYTQQTMGNPFSVYPGIAPKTELFALKIFSKSSKSDILIPAIEWAVDPNQDGDFSDHLDILNLSLGEDYGFSDTPESIACNNATKAGVLIIVSAGNRGDSYYALGTPASAEHVVAVSACEDNDPNITNGIPGRLAYFSSRGPAMSSSGKVILKPDISSPGVRIKSANLGSNPLSQTSSGTSMSAPHVSGVASILKELNPSLTPQEIKTILMNNAVFDVFLLLNNEIISAPPQVGGVGVNNIFYNMMTDVLFYSRDNPEAVSLTFETFEVSESTNEEKWVRIENKSNQIKSFDMYFVPYSTIDGVNLVLPNQTTFQINPEDYIDLQIKLDIDATALKHTREGSIDSRYYEPNRAWISEFSGKLMLYEKDSFKTLQLPVYAQPRPVSDLNLVPSSLDLSTQTTSTLNVVGKDLHTGDNFPFDYISFISLYELKGIGEKKNNLPEYFRCGNIHYVGITDNLSYLDNPEDIENAKIYFLISTYSPWNSPSQVTFTIYIDTNHDGHSDYSLYNGTNYSGNVPPPSSDVFVSILSDLKDQTTTVQYPINEFNSSEYDTNLFRTNTMVMIVNAKDLKLTNTYSSFGFFCESKINKDIPVVVDQMPKQVPGQPKYRYLYNLKEKSFSIHSPAIQNVFSFAKNNTELEFNFNEDNYLYYRTYGLLSFVSHNKIEKTVQFIPVITSKDTDYDTILDIIEGVGDYDNDGIPNLLDLDSDNDGIPDQIEGTSDKNNNGIPDFIDLEPTPTEGMTEGSLEGSSEGGEEGM